In a genomic window of Homo sapiens chromosome 22, GRCh38.p14 Primary Assembly:
- the RTL10 gene encoding protein Bop, protein MPRGRCRQQGPRIPIWAAANYANAHPWQQMDKASPGVAYTPLVDPWIERPCCGDTVCVRTTMEQKSTASGTCGGKPAERGPLAGHMPSSRPHRVDFCWVPGSDPGTFDGSPWLLDRFLAQLGDYMSFHFEHYQDNISRVCEILRRLTGRAQAWAAPYLDGDLPLPDDYELFCQDLKEVVQDPNSFAEYHAVVTCPLPLASSQLPVAPQLPVVRQYLARFLEGLALDMGTAPRSLPAAMATPAVSGSNSVSRSALFEQQLTKESTPGPKEPPVLPSSTCSSKPGPVEPASSQPEEAAPTPVPRLSESANPPAQRPDPAHPGGPKPQKTEEEVLETEGDQEVSLGTPQEVVEAPETPGEPPLSPGF, encoded by the coding sequence ATGCCTCGTGGCCGGTGCCGTCAGCAGGGCCCTCGCATTCCCATCTGGGCAGCCGCCAATTATGCCAACGCACATCCATGGCAGCAGATGGACAAGGCGTCTCCTGGGGTGGCATACACCCCCCTTGTGGATCCCTGGATTGAGCGGCCCTGCTGTGGGGACACCGTGTGTGTGCGAACGACCATGGAGCAGAAGAGCACAGCTAGTGGCACTTGTGGCGGTAAACCTGCAGAAAGGGGTCCCCTAGCTGGGCACATGCCCAGCTCCCGACCCCACAGGGTGGACTTCTGCTGGGTACCAGGCTCAGACCCAGGCACCTTTGATGGCTCCCCGTGGCTACTGGACCGCTTCTTGGCCCAGCTGGGCGATTACATGTCCTTCCACTTTGAGCACTATCAGGACAACATCAGCCGTGTCTGCGAGATCCTCAGGCGCCTAACAGGCCGAGCCCAGGCCTGGGCAGCCCCCTACCTTGATGGGGACCTGCCCCTGCCTGACGATTACGAGCTCTTCTGCCAGGATCTCAAGGAAGTTGTTCAAGACCCGAACAGTTTTGCTGAGTACCATGCTGTGGTTACCTGTCCCCTGCCCCTGGCCTCCAGCCAGCTGCCAGTGGCCCCTCAGCTGCCTGTGGTGAGGCAATACTTAGCTAGGTTCTTAGAGGGCCTGGCACTCGACATGGGTACTGCCCCCAGGTCTTTACCAGCCGCCATGGCCACCCCTGCTGTGTCTGGGTCCAACTCTGTATCTAGAAGTGCTCTGTTCGAGCAGCAGCTGACCAAGGAGAGCACCCCTGGGCCCAAGGAGCCCCCAGTCCTGCCCAGTTCTACATGTAGCTCCAAGCCTGGTCCTGTGGAACCAGCCTCTTCCCAGCCAGAGGAGGCAGCCCCCACACCTGTCCCTAGACTGTCGGAGTCAGCTAATCCTCCTGCCCAGAGACCAGACCCAGCTCATCCAGGAGGTCCAAAACCCcagaaaacagaggaggaggttttggagacagagggagaccagGAGGTGTCCTTAGGTACCCCACAGGAGGTGGTGGAGGCCCCGGAGACCCCAGGAGAGCCACCACTTTCTCCTGGGTTCTGA